The Candidatus Limnocylindrales bacterium genome has a segment encoding these proteins:
- a CDS encoding sensor histidine kinase, producing MPVGPQGVIERDSEQLRRAERAVLYIRWAVMLAWLPILQGAALPDPFLARSVHVAVAFYTLVTHVLVVRSKSIRRVAFATMLGDATGVFAMCAVTGGLASDIYPYFYLHVLTTAIRFDARETFAALLLDSAFSCGLFALSTRTDSAGSSLRELALGIFYLTVIAAIAGRLSRDAKTQYRRAVREGAARHQLVWRLLRAEEDERRRIAGEIHDRMGQRFFHFQYVIERWRERLGKSDPFAGAALDELGEGIRGLSDEVRAVMTELRPSILDDFGFVEALREYVAAAQGSTRITLFIADDGLAIGSNAGAALFRILQEAMLNVRKHAGADHVWIDLARTGDAMVELTIRDDGKGFDPSIPVRGHFGLATMRERAEALGGRLALRSRPGAGTELRIVIPMD from the coding sequence GTGCCGGTCGGACCACAGGGCGTGATCGAGCGCGACTCCGAACAACTGCGCCGCGCCGAGCGGGCGGTGCTGTACATTCGCTGGGCGGTCATGCTCGCGTGGCTGCCGATCCTTCAGGGAGCGGCCCTCCCCGACCCTTTCCTCGCGCGATCGGTTCACGTCGCCGTCGCTTTCTACACCCTGGTTACCCACGTGCTCGTGGTGCGGTCGAAATCCATTCGCCGCGTGGCCTTCGCGACGATGCTCGGAGACGCGACGGGAGTATTCGCGATGTGCGCCGTCACGGGAGGACTGGCGAGCGACATCTACCCCTACTTTTACCTGCACGTCCTGACCACAGCGATTCGGTTCGACGCCCGCGAAACATTCGCCGCCCTGCTGCTCGACAGCGCGTTCTCGTGCGGGCTGTTCGCCCTGTCGACGAGAACGGATTCTGCCGGGTCGTCGTTGCGCGAGCTCGCGCTCGGCATCTTCTATCTGACGGTGATCGCGGCCATCGCCGGGCGTCTCTCGCGCGACGCGAAGACCCAATACCGGCGTGCGGTCCGTGAGGGTGCGGCGAGGCATCAGCTCGTGTGGCGACTGCTGCGCGCCGAGGAAGACGAGAGACGGCGCATCGCCGGAGAAATCCACGACCGCATGGGCCAGCGCTTCTTCCATTTCCAGTACGTGATCGAACGATGGCGCGAGCGCCTTGGCAAAAGCGATCCTTTCGCAGGAGCCGCCCTCGACGAGCTGGGAGAAGGCATCCGCGGTCTCTCGGACGAGGTCCGGGCCGTCATGACCGAGCTTCGCCCGTCGATTCTCGACGATTTCGGATTCGTGGAAGCGCTGAGGGAATACGTCGCGGCCGCGCAGGGCAGCACGCGCATCACTCTTTTCATCGCAGACGACGGTCTCGCGATCGGCTCGAATGCCGGGGCGGCGCTGTTTCGCATACTGCAGGAAGCGATGCTGAACGTTCGCAAGCATGCCGGCGCGGATCATGTGTGGATCGACCTCGCACGCACCGGCGATGCCATGGTCGAGCTGACGATCCGGGACGACGGAAAAGGATTCGATCCGTCGATACCGGTGCGCGGGCACTTCGGTCTCGCGACGATGCGCGAACGGGCCGAAGCCCTCGGCGGACGCCTTGCGCTGCGCAGCCGCCCCGGCGCCGGTACCGAGCTTCGAATCGTCATTCCGATGGATTAA